Proteins encoded in a region of the Takifugu flavidus isolate HTHZ2018 chromosome 10, ASM371156v2, whole genome shotgun sequence genome:
- the cep192 gene encoding centrosomal protein of 192 kDa isoform X3 — protein MADSFYKLEDEAFPSFLSKSLDSTSGRATLGNVTLGSGPGLPVAASTVAKIKPASENRGDAVEASYLEGRDVSLQSPEQPNFALSLKDDLDTADNFIAAHRLSDMLVKINLDESASRNQGSTVEPPPTQMRSVRGRPSELGMELSSGLLTFAQFGHRNNVDAKSTQAQALLAEEDPIHSDEVDSDRFSGSNSSFLANEKLMSMDSMNSDITDDDSQDMPDDEMQLYFNKLVPPVMQRGRVEGQEIPATGLLSAADDLPKASSTEPEHYRDQFFDDYNKLHDDFQMPDVRLAATGMDSCPASDEDTEDELESARTSNAVRSHLLPSTSRQLVGESNRPSFRPGLEGGSSDDEDSTGRGGHFLSGIEHRRSAEGQVISSPLTGDGGGGDGSSGSEDSGNDGGVSTIPLPSANVQTTYDVLRGLGIVGSSAAAAADNSNASHLSGHGRNMFSLLTEIGDRVGPVGTGETNATSSTAGVAQRLSPVNWSMVLNRQEALDAMESTESGPTAEHLLDTVYLRRSQNSLNPAASLLQGTQDLAECSEEVEDDDDEIDEPDGARPFLGLRGGPCGDVTGAEASGNTSEDDNKVLSTSLEAKYFSHSFHQEPEDSDDGWKMEFQQGASQNVVYQNEDGEWVTDLAYYSSFEKEVDGNVPEDISQFQTENFVSSNDAMKKILKDQEEFEKEHQFMQEEKIEAANSSSTFNSDSSWKIPNGSHVLMRTSQVSSEFEDGHHSYLRLSLGHFFEQRSEALGCLGSNDDVVKRPSFGYIITSPEKREPFALISPSDLSATAGPHNDTIILGEADKTLNPEDLDKTLEAPPERVSPKGDPNPEPHKREEHAGRAALPDVIEGSESGSTLANQSCVSPDNNSQLMLSISTIASAIADASISTDPSELAAMIMELSKRGRKRSQPLQEGLKSKGPAVKFAEEPQSHEQVHGPHQSALLDTLQSSQFVGEQSIFDMDKYLKKTDVSATTEVSFAHTTFDLTAWAENLSTSQREHSGMASGKRETQPEPISTNMEEMTSNTKLPSVSSLKSSSSGLKCDSKRSSIPVSSARKSVGSEQSSTFNPWADKLGSFSASPNSSSRTQTSHGIKQREKLHTSSSNRHSLEAQKHDPSSFSLPITSPDMKKGQTALSCTSPLAHGLRSPGQQQQDRQNSSPEKKPLVRTVSAPPLHSSSGEKHFGISQPAKSQAVEVKQGFSEPIVEMTQCNFRPSTSPLTHSSPSQTTLPSADSVVSPVASRQCVPDKHPGVDLSPQSICSSPGLSRLTYISMNEGTGMSMSEQQKNNSSMALSTTIIRFSPTPPVEPDSQSNLDLIQTKGLNQVPPQHSKSLDPLPAHHCKSPDPPQTGSALSCVRSQSECNFHCPPDRTDDGSAGCRAPQHLSDPSGRQLTKVDSGYSSNLNIQHASSSAAPQHSQQWERPGSVSSSAYVGGLGIPVPSYSTEGLHYVPIPNFKATGLIDLPHQGDMQSLLAARSLFTSQIAQQYLAPEAPLHPGAYHAGTLGTGLFALSSTGFPSDLAAKHIPPTSGPLGFSGSHHIPRPHQSQQDIGLLGKPYPQYGVESLMSCQVVVPEELRFPHACCVGIASQTSLSLFNPSERWQQVSISVTSLAINGEKVESLPYQWLMVKNKTIIGPKTTEEQKVLFIPPRAGVYQCVLSVCSWPASAETEVAARANIFAKKVVLVGIAENPAIEVEISKSGCLDFGDLPAGSAKSLPLKLVNRTCATVPIRLVISATATAWRCFTFSKQPVTTTSEPTQQASHMATVSSPSVINHVMHASYEETAQSFMVWVHFRPPLKYTASSEELGLADDYSARVEIEVDSPGPSHVIQSIPLKARSGTARVHAPKDLQTISLAAPLGKSSQQVLPLKNAGNIDVQLKLKHDDAEGSFSVTPDELPLMVGKEQAIMISFKPQCSRKYRESLLTILVLPSGPQYEVTLRGEVVSEDSGKPAIPSAALFGPGVASDVPPILSNKQFVAWGGVTLGRAVQQKLVLRNNSTSTAQQLRLLIRGQDQDCFQLQSMFSPEERLTRHGELSIRPKEDVTVHLLFAPTRIACMLAKLEIKQSGVRPSQPGVKFSIPLSGYGGTSNIILEDQRKQGDGYVAIMSSISVGHVSKVCLCVRNTGSRAAFIKAMAFSDVQTRSIMEPSVISIAPSQFVLKERTQEVITVLMKSTQREQNLCQAASALLATVYLFCGDEVSRQQYKRLLQNKPEAAQKALSDNSLLKNIEFNEKFLGEEHIAETFDLPQRPNEAHIFYGNMSKIVVSLLGSAKSACEQDEHAVALLPSARRSSQTDGDVPNENVSLDVLPVKGPQGPALRVTEPSMKSTGELRRESESWTVHPEQLVMAAPTVAGATTTSQAQIWNNTSRELSFDLSWPAHYLTITPQHGVIDPQRNLQILVSPNPALASKSALLPWSGQIYVQCDGQQKFIKVQIRPDLALDVSSAPANTSLSALPPQAATPVLPVSRLITTNPVPPQSPSALVEINSKTIVFPATYSGEMSEAQLKVQNGEVQVRWYLSSFAPPYVKGVDNTGDVYRATYTAFRCSSVSGTLGAREKMQVPITFLPRDRGDYAQFWDLECHPVSEPQRKTRVRFQLCGTGMKSGLLEGPQEGDCSLVRTEAAVKTRRRADTSGGKISQEEAVRRGVYSPQDHYTFPATRVGTSSALKVNIRNNSSDMHELTFVKPREPFHVKHSKYSLRSQHYLKLPVQFKPSTAGTHVGWLLIQSQTSGNLVIHLSGEALP, from the exons ATGGCAGACAGCTTCTACAAGCTGGAAGACGAAGCCTTTCCCAGTTTTCTTTCCAAATCTCTGGACAGCACCAGTGGCCGAGCCACGCTGGGGAATGTGACATTGGGTTCAGGCCCAGGACTTCCAGTGGCAGCTTCTACTGTGGCTAAAATTAAACCTGCATCTGAAAACAG GGGAGACGCTGTTGAAGCATCATATCTAGAAGGCAGAGATGTGAGCTTACAGTCACCTGAACAACCCAATTTTGCTCTGAGCTTGAAGGATGACTT GGACACTGCGGATAACTTCATTGCAGCCCACCGTCTTTCAGACATGCTTGTGAAGATCAATCTGGATGAGAGTGCCTCCAGAAACCAGGGCTCCACTGTGGAGCCTCCTCCCACACAGATGCGCTCAGTCCGTGGCCGTCCCTCAGAACTTGGAATGG AGTTGTCTTCAGGCCTTCTCACTTTTGCTCAATTTGGCCATAGAAACAACGTGGATGCAAAA TCCACGCAGGCTCAGGCTTTACTTGCTGAGGAGGACCCTATCCATAGTGATGAAGTGGACAGTGACCGTTTCAGCGGCAGTAACTCAAGCTTTCTGGCAAATGAGAAGCTCATGTCTATGGACAGCATGAACAGTGATATTACAG ATGATGATTCCCAAGACATGCCTGATGATGAGATGCAGCTGTACTTCAATAAGCTGGTGCCTCCTGTCATGCAGAGAGGCAGAGTGGAGGGCCAGGAGATTCCTGCCACA GGGTTGCTGAGTGCTGCTGATGACCTGCCAAAAGCAAGTTCTACAGAACCAGAACACTACAGAGACCAATTCTTTGATGATTACAATAAG CTTCATGACGACTTCCAGATGCCTGATGTTCGGCTTGCTGCAACTGGGATGGATTCCTGTCCAGCTAGTGATGAAGACACTGAAGATGAGTTGGAGTCCGCCAGGACTAGCAATGCTGTCAGATCACATCTGCTGCCCAGCACCTCCAGACAGCTG GTGGGTGAGAGTAATCGTCCTAGTTTCAGGCCAGGCTTAGAGGGGGGCAgttctgatgatgaagattCCACTGGTCGTGGGGGTCACTTCCTCTCTGGGATCGAGCACAGACGTTCTGCTGAGGGGCAAGTGATCAGCTCACCTCTAACAG GtgatggagggggtggagaTGGGAGCAGTGGAAGTGAGGACAGTGGAAACGATGGGGGAGTTTCAACCATTCCTCTCCCATCCGCCAATGTCCAGACAACTTATGACGTTCTGCGTGGTTTAGGGATTGTGGgcagcagcgctgctgctgctgctgataacaGTAATGCAAGTCATCTCTCTGGACATGGACGGAACATGTTCTCTCTGCTCACTGAG ATTGGTGACCGTGTGGGTCCTGTAGGAACAGGAGAGACCAATGCTACTTCCAGTACAGCAGGGGTTGCACAACGACTTTCTCCTGTCAACTGGAGCATGGTTCTGAACCGCCAGGAAGCACTG GATGCCATGGAAAGTACAGAGTCTGGACCCACTGCTGAACATCTGCTAGACACTGTTTATCTGAGAAGAAGCCAGAACTCCTTGAACCCTGCTGCTTCCCTCCTTCAAGGTACACAG GATCTGGCAGAATGCAGTGAGGAGgttgaagatgatgatgatgaaatagATGAACCTGATGGTGCCAGGCCCTTCTTAGGGTTAAGAGGCGGGCCTTGTGGTGATGTGACTGGTGCAGAGGCTTCTGGTAACACCAGTGAGGATGACAACAAGGTTCTGTCCACCTCCTTGGAAGCCAAATATTTCTCCCATAGCTTCCACCAGGAACCAGAAGATTCAGACGATGGGTGGAAAATGGAATTTCAACAAG GTGCTTCTCAAAATGTTGTGTACCAGAATGAAGATGGGGAGTGGGTCACCGATCTGGCTTATTATTCTTCCTTTGAAAAAGAGGTTGATGGCAATGTGCCAGAGGATATCAGCCAGTTTCAGACTGAGAACTTTGTCTCTTCTA ATGATGCTATGAAGAAGATACTTAAGGATCAAGAAGAATTTGAGAAAGAGCATCAATTTATGCAG gaagagaagattgaggctgccaacagcagcagcacatttaaCAGTGACTCATCCTGGAAGATCCCCAATGGCAGCCACGTCCTGATGAGGACCTCTCAGGTCTCCTCCGAGTTTGAGGATGGGCACCACAGCTACCTTCGACTGTCTTTAGGGCACTTTTTTGAACAGCGTTCTGAAGCCCTGGGCTGTCTGGGTAGCAACGATGACGTGGTTAAACGG CCTTCATTTGGCTAcatcatcacatctcctgagaAGAGGGAACCGTTTGCATTAATTTCCCCCTCAGACCTCTCGGCTACAGCCGGTCCTCACAATGACACCATTATACTTGGTGAAGCGGACAAAACTCTCAACCCAG AGGACTTGGACAAAACTCTTGAAGCACCACCTGAAAGGGTATCACCTAAAGGTGACCCTAATCCTGAACCACACAAACGGGAG GAACATGCAGGGAGAGCAGCACTGCCTGACGTTATCGAGGGCTCCGAGTCTGGGTCAACCTTGGCTAACCAAAGCTGTGTGTCCCCTGACAACAACAGCCAGCTGATGCTGAGTATCAGCACCATTGCTTCAGCTATTGCTGATGCTTCTATCAGCACCGACCCCTCTGAACTGGCTGCCATGATAATGGAGCTGTCCAagaggggcaggaagaggagtcaacctctgcaggaagGACTCAAATCTAAAGGACCTGCTGTCAAGTTCGCTGAGGAACCACAATCACATGAACAG GTCCATGGGCCACATCAGAGTGCCTTGTTGGATACACTACAGAGCAGCCAGTTTGTTGGAGAGCAGAGCATCTTTGACATGGACAAGTACTTGAAAAAGACTGATGTGTCAGCCACCACTGAGGTCTCTTTTGCACATACTACTTTTGACCTGACTGCCTGGGCAGAAAACCTCAGCACATCTCAGAGAGAACATTCGGGCATGGCCTCGGGAAAACGAGAGACTCAACCGGAGCCAATAAGTACAAATATGGAGGAAATGACATCAAACACTAAATTACCTTCAGTTTCTTCTTTAAAATCCTCATCCTCAGGCCTCAAGTGTGACTCCAAAAGAAGCTCAATTCCAGTGTCATCTGCCAGAAAGTCTGTGGGTTCGGAGCAATCGTCTACATTTAATCCTTGGGCAGACAAACTGGggtctttttctgcttctcccaaTTCTTCCTCcagaacacaaacatcacatGGAATCAAGCAACGAGAAAAGCTACACACATCAAGCTCAAATAGGCATTCTCTGGAAGCACAAAAACATGAtcccagctccttcagcttaCCGATAACATCACCAGACATGAAAAAAGGACAGACGGCTCTGTCTTGCACATCTCCTCTGGCACACGGTTTAAGGAGTccaggccaacagcagcaggacagacagaACAGTTCTCCTGAAAAGAAACCACTTGTCAGAACTGTAAGTGCACCTCCACTGCATTCTAGTTCTGGAGAGAAGCACTTTGGCATCTCCCAGCCTGCAAAAAGCCAAGCAGTTG AGGTGAAACAGGGTTTTTCAGAGCCCATCGTGGAAATGACACAATGCAACTTCAGACCATCAACCTCTCCACTTACTCACTCCTCTCCAAGTCAGACCACTCTTCCTAGTGCTGATAG TGTGGTGTCCCCAGTAGCTTCAAGACAGTGTGTGCCAGACAAACATCCTGGTGTTGACCTCTCTCCACAGTCTATATGCTCCAGCCCCGGTCTCAGCAGGCTGACTTACATCTCGATGAATGAAGGCACCGGCATGTCTATGTCTGAGCAGCAAAAG AATAACTCCAGTATGGCACTGAGCACCACTATCATCAGATTCAGTCCAACTCCACCTGTAGAACCAGATTCACAGTCCAACCTGGACTTGATTCAGACCAAAGGTCTGAATCAGGTGCCACCACAGCATTCTAAAAGCTTGGACCCACTACCAGCACATCACTGCAAAAGTCCAGATCCCCCACAAACTGGCTCTGCTCTGAGCTGTGTTCGCAGTCAGAGTGAATGCAACTTCCACTGCCCTCCAGACCGAACTGATGATGGTTCAGCAGGTTGCAGAGCCCCTCAACACCTCTCTGACCCCAGTGGAAGACAGCTCACTAAAGTAGATTCTGGCTATTCCAGCAATCTGAACATTCAACATGCTAGCAGTTCTGCAGCACCTCAGCATTCTCAGCAGTGGGAACGACCCGGCTCAGTGTCTTCATCGGCCTATGTTGGTGGCCTTGGGATACCGGTGCCATCCTACTCAACAGAGGGACTTCACTATGTCCCCATCCCCAACTTTAAGGCTACAGGTTTGATTGACCTTCCACATCAAGGGGATATGCAGTCCCTTCTTGCCGCACGCTCCCTCTTCACCTCCCAGATAGCTCAGCAATATTTGGCACCAGAAGCTCCTTTACATCCTGGTGCTTACCATGCAGGAACATTAGGGACCGGGCTCTTCGCCCTGTCCTCAACAG GCTTCCCCAGTGACCTTGCTGCAAAGCACATTCCACCCACATCAGGTCCTCTTGGGTTCTCTGGGTCTCATCACATCCCCAGACCTCATCAGAGCCAGCAGGATATAGGCCTGCTGGGAAAACCCTACCCTCAGTATGGCGTAGAGTCCCTGATGTCAT GCCAAGTGGTGGTGCCAGAGGAGCTGCGCTTCCCTCATGCCTGCTGTGTCGGCATCGCCTCACAGACCTCTCTCAGTCTGTTCAATCCCTCTGAGAGATGGCAGCAAGTGTCAATCAGTGTCACCAGTCTGGCCATCAATGGGGAGAAG GTGGAAAGCTTGCCTTACCAGTGGCTTATGGTGAAGAATAAAACTATCATTGGGCCCAAGACCACAGAGGAACAGAAGGTGTTGTTCATCCCCCCAcgtgctggtgtctaccagtgtgtcctcagtgtctgctCCTGGCCGGCGTCCGCTGAAACGGAAGTCGCTGCCAGGGCAAATATATTTGCTAAAAAGGTTGTGCTGGTTGGCATCGCAGAGAATCCTGCAATAGAG gtcgaAATAAGCAAATCCGGCTGTCTGGATTTTGGAGATCTTCCAGCAGGCAGTGCCAAATCCCTTCCACTCAAACTGGTCAACAGGACTTGCGCTACGGTGCCCATTCGGCTGGTCATCAGCGCA ACTGCTACAGCATGGCGATGCTTCACCTTTTCAAAGCAGCCTGTCACCACGACATCTGAGCCAACACAGCAGGCCAGCCACATGGCAACAGTGTCCTCTCCCTCGGTGATCAACCATGTGATGCACGCCAGCTATGAAGAG ACTGCGCAGAGCTTTATGGTGTGGGTTCACTTCAGGCCCCCTCTGAAGTACACAGCGTCGTCAG AAGAGCTTGGTTTGGCCGACGACTACAGCGCTCGGGTTGAGATTGAAGTGGACTCTCCTGGTCCGAGTCATGTAATTCAAAGCATTCCCCTCAAGGCTAGGTCTGGAACTGCAAGGGTCCATGCCCCAAAAGACCTCCAG ACAATCAGCCTGGCGGCTCCACTGGGTAAGTCCAGTCAACAGGTGCTGCCATTAAAGAATGCAGGAAACATTGACGTGCAGCTGAAACTCAAG CACGACGATGCTGAGGGCAGCTTCTCGGTGACACCTGATGAACTGCCACTGATGGTGGGAAAGGAACAGGCTATTATGATCTCCTTCAAACCACAGTGTAGCAGGAAATATCGTGAAAG CCTTCTCACCATCTTGGTGCTGCCATCAGGTCCTCAGTACGAGGTAACCCTGAGAGGAGAAGTTGTCTCAGAGGACTCTGGGAAACCTGCCAttccatctgctgctctttttggTCCCGGTGTGGCCAGTGACGTTCCACCAATTCTCTCTAATAAGCAGTTTGTAGCATGGGGAGGCGTCACTCTGGGCAGAGCTGT TCAACAGAAACTGGTCCTCAGGAACAACTCGACCAGCACCGCACAGCAGCTGCGGCTGCTTATTCGTGGTCAAGACCAGGACTGTTTTCAG CTTCAAAGTATGTTCAGCCCCGAAGAGCGTCTGACTCGACACGGCGAGCTGTCAATTCGTCCTAAAGAGGACGTGACCGTCCACCTACTCTTCGCACCGACCAGGATTGCGTGCATGTTGGCGAAGCTTGAAATAAAGCAGTCTGGAGTCCGACCTTCACAGCCTGGCGTCAAGTTTAGT ATTCCTCTGTCAGGCTATGGTGGGACCAGCAACATTATTCTGGAAGACCAGAGGAAACAGGGGGATGGTTACGTAGCAATAATGAGCAGTATCTCTGTGGGACATGTCAGCAaagtttgtctgtgtgtgaggaatACTGGCTCCAGAGCAGCTTTTATCAAAGCCATGGCCTTCTCTGATGTTCAGACACGATCCATCATGGAACCATCTGTCATCAGCATCGCCCCATCGCAATTTGTGCTGAAGGAAAGGACACAGGAG GTTATCACTGTGCTGATGAAGTCCACCCAAAGAGAACAGAACCTTTGTCAGGCTGCCAGTGCTCTGCTGGCCACTGTCTACCTGTTCTGTGGTGATGAGGTCTCCAGGCAGCAGTACAAAAG gctgctgcagaatAAACCAGAGGCAGCACAGAAGGCTCTGTCTGACAACAGCCTGCTGAAGAACATCGAATTTAATGAGAAGTTCCTGGGAGAAGAACATATTGCAGAAA CCTTCGATCTTCCCCAGAGGCCCAATGAAGCTCATATCTTCTATGGAAACATGAGTAAGATTGTGGTGTCGTTGCTGGGAAGTGCAAAAAGCGCATGTGAGCAGGACGAGCACGCCGTGGCCCTGCTGCCCTCTGCCAGACGCAGCTCACAGACTGATGG CGATGTACCAAATGAAAATGTGAGTCTGGATGTGCTGCCAGTGAAAGGTCCCCAAGGCCCAGCTCTCAGAGTGACGGAGCCCTCGATGAAG TCCACAGGTGAGTTACGCAGAGAGTCCGAGTCCTGGACCGTCCACCCTGAGCAGCTTGTCATGGCAGCTCCGACTGTGG ctGGTGCAACCACGACCAGTCAGGCCCAGATTTGGAACAACACCTCCAGAGAGTTGAGCTTTGACTTGTCGTGGCCCGCTCACTACCTCACCATCACCCCACAGCACGGAGTCATCGACCCACA GCGCAATCTGCAGATTTTGGTCAGCCCCAACCCTGCATTGGCTTCCAAGTCTGCCCTGCTGCCATGGAGCGGACAGATTTATGTCCAGTGTGATGGTCAACAGAAG TTCATAAAGGTCCAGATTCGTCCAGATCTGGCTCTGGATGTGTCGTCTGCTCCTGCAAACACAAGCCTCTCAGCTCTGCCTCCTCAGGCTGCCACCCCAGTGCTACCAGTGAGCAGGCTCATTACCACCAACCCAGTGCCCCCACAGTCGCCTTCAGCCCTGGTTGAGATCAACAGCAAGACCATCGTCTTCCCTGCTACATACTCTGGTGAAATGTCAG AGGCCCAGCTGAAGGTGCAGAATGGAGAAGTGCAAGTGAGGTGGTACTTGTCATCATTCGCTCCTCCTTATGTAAAG gggGTTGATAACACCGGAGATGTTTATCGGGCCACGTACACGGCTTTCAGGTGTTCCAGTGTGTCAGGGACTCTGGGAGCTCGCGAGAAAATGCAG GTGCCAATTACCTTCTTGcccagagacagaggagactaCGCCCAGTTCTGGGATCTGGAGTGCCACCCTGTGTCTGAGCCACAACGGAAAACTAGAGTTCGCTTCCAGCTGTGCGGCACA ggAATGAAGTCAGGACTGCTGGAAGGACCGCAGGAAGGTGACTGTTCTCTGGTCAGGACAGAGGCCGCAGTCAAGACCAGGAGGAGGGCAGACACATCAGGAGGAAAAATCAG CCAGGAGGAGGCTGTAAGGAGGGGGGTGTATTCTCCACAGGATCACTACACCTTCCCGGCCACACGCGTAGGGACCTCCAGCGCGCTGAAGGTCAACATCCGCAACAACTCGTCGGACATGCACGAG TTGACATTTGTAAAGCCTAGGGAGCCCTTCCACGTCAAGCATTCCAAATATTCCCTCAG ATCGCAGCACTATCTGAAGCTGCCCGTCCAGTTCAAGCCCAGCACCGCAGGCACGCACGTGGGCTGGCTGCTCATCCAGTCCCAAACAAGCGGAAACCTCGTTATTCACCTGAGTGGTGAGGCGCTGCCTTGA